The Ostrinia nubilalis chromosome 17, ilOstNubi1.1, whole genome shotgun sequence genome contains a region encoding:
- the LOC135079851 gene encoding allergen Tha p 1-like, with amino-acid sequence MKTLLFAIALTALACCARAQVYTDRYDTVNLDDVLANKRLTVAYIKCMLDKGGCTSEGRELKSHIAEALQNGCAKCTKAQREGMRRVIKHLIQHEKGYWQELVEKYDPKRVYTQKYENELNSL; translated from the exons ATGAAGACCCTATTATTCGCCATCGCGCTCACCGCGCTCGCGTGCTGTGCGCGCGCGCAAGTCTACACCGACCGCTACGACACCGTCAACCTTGATGACGTACTGGCCAACAAGCGGCTGACGGTGGCCTACATCAAATGCATGCTGGACAAGGGCGGCTGCACGTCTGAGGGCCGCGAGCTTAAGT CTCACATAGCCGAAGCGCTCCAAAATGGCTGCGCGAAGTGCACCAAGGCGCAACGTGAGGGCATGCGAAGAGTCATCAAGCACCTCATTCAGCACGAGAAGGGTTATTGGCAGGAACTGGTAGAGAAGTACGACCCCAAACGAGTCTACACGCAGAAGTACGAAAATGAACTCAATTCCTTGTAG